The region CAGTGCTATAAATTCCCTCGATGCGTCTTTTCATATCATCATGCCAGCCATTTGTAAGAGTGGTAAGGGCATTAAATTTCTCAAGTAAATTTAAATTTTCATTTGGCGCGTAAAAGAGTCTGTTTATCTCTAAAATGCTCATATGAACTGGGTCACTTTCTATAACCTCTATCGCGTCGCCTGCCTTGCATGAACCTGGCGTAAGGACACGGTAGTACCAGCCAGTAAGGCCTGTTTTGAAGATGTAAGTAGCCATATTTTCATTGCCCCATCTTTTTGAGAGCTTAAAGCATGGCTTTCTAGGCTGCGAGACTTGAAGCACAAGCGAGCCCACCTTGTGGATATCGCCCACATAGACGCAGCTCTCATCAAGCCCATCAACGCATAAATTCTCCCCCATCGCCCCATAAGCCATATTTTTTAATCCTAAAAAGCTCTCCCACTCGGCGTAGTTTGCAAACGAATTTGCAAAGACTGCCTTTTCAGGGCCGCCGTGGTGCTTCGTATCAGCGACGCTATCGCCCTCAAAGCCAAGCTCATTTGCGAAAATTTCGCCATTTTGAGCCACTTTAAAAATAGCTGAGCTCCAAGGTAAATTTAGCTTATCAGTTGCATTTTGCGAGCCGTAGTTTTTCACATCTCCTATTAGTAAAGCTTTTAGTGTTGCCATATTTTTCCTATCAAATTTAGTTTATTCTTAAATTATTCGCGTGAGTTAGCGCGATCGCGATCGCATCGGTGATATCAAGCGGTTTTATCTCTTTGTTTATGCCTAAAATTTTCTTCACCATAAAAGCCACCTGCTCTTTGTCAGCCTTTGCCTTGCCAGTGACCGTTTTTTTTACTTGAAGTGGCGTATATTCGGCAAAGTCACCATGAAGCTGCAAAATTTTAAGACTAAGTGCCCCGCGAAACTGAGCGAGCTTTAAGACCGTTTTTGGGTTATAAGCAAAGAAGATGTCTTCTATCGCAACCTCGTCAAATTTATGGTTTTTAAAGATGAGATCAAGCCCCTCGCAAAGCTCTGTTATTTGGTATTGAAGCGTATTTGGC is a window of Campylobacter concisus DNA encoding:
- a CDS encoding MOSC domain-containing protein, which gives rise to MATLKALLIGDVKNYGSQNATDKLNLPWSSAIFKVAQNGEIFANELGFEGDSVADTKHHGGPEKAVFANSFANYAEWESFLGLKNMAYGAMGENLCVDGLDESCVYVGDIHKVGSLVLQVSQPRKPCFKLSKRWGNENMATYIFKTGLTGWYYRVLTPGSCKAGDAIEVIESDPVHMSILEINRLFYAPNENLNLLEKFNALTTLTNGWHDDMKRRIEGIYSTEFMRTL
- the ruvC gene encoding crossover junction endodeoxyribonuclease RuvC, with translation MVMKILGIDPGTKNCGYAILEKSKFKTILLEAGLIKIKPNTLQYQITELCEGLDLIFKNHKFDEVAIEDIFFAYNPKTVLKLAQFRGALSLKILQLHGDFAEYTPLQVKKTVTGKAKADKEQVAFMVKKILGINKEIKPLDITDAIAIALTHANNLRIN